In the Streptomyces sp. cg36 genome, one interval contains:
- a CDS encoding LacI family DNA-binding transcriptional regulator produces the protein MPRVTLADVARAAEVSAATVSNALNGTGRLSEPTRARVRAAAAALGYGEPVPRTLGLAVTTYGTLSWDFAGIPFYARAISAATAAAHRRGYALTALPAAPAEALWRTLPVAGVVVLDSPAEDPVVRILRARGLPLVFDGRPARLGAREAWVDNDHRATTHEVLDHLAARGARRPALIAGPGAEHYTRACRAAYEEWCAARGCPPRVVPLDFGDRSGRTLDALLRGPDRPDAVHGLYDPCGRRVLAAAARCGLRVPEDLLVVCASEDPAYGTSAPPVSTVTLAPHRTARAAVAALVDLVEGGPGGTALTIPARLTPRRSSLAALN, from the coding sequence GTGCCCAGAGTCACTCTCGCCGATGTGGCCCGCGCGGCCGAAGTGTCCGCGGCGACGGTCTCCAACGCCCTCAACGGGACCGGCCGCCTCTCCGAGCCGACCCGCGCCCGGGTGCGGGCCGCCGCCGCCGCGCTCGGCTACGGGGAGCCGGTGCCCCGCACCCTGGGCCTGGCCGTCACCACGTACGGCACGCTCTCCTGGGACTTCGCGGGCATCCCGTTCTACGCGCGGGCCATCAGCGCCGCCACCGCCGCCGCCCACCGGCGCGGCTACGCGCTGACCGCGCTGCCCGCCGCCCCGGCCGAGGCGCTGTGGCGGACCCTGCCGGTGGCCGGGGTGGTGGTCCTGGACAGCCCGGCCGAGGACCCGGTCGTACGGATCCTGCGCGCCCGGGGCCTGCCGCTGGTCTTCGACGGCCGCCCGGCGCGGCTCGGGGCGCGCGAGGCGTGGGTGGACAACGACCACCGGGCCACCACCCACGAGGTCCTGGACCACCTCGCGGCGCGCGGCGCCCGCCGGCCCGCGCTGATCGCGGGCCCCGGCGCGGAGCACTACACCCGCGCCTGCCGGGCCGCGTACGAGGAGTGGTGCGCGGCCCGCGGGTGCCCGCCCCGGGTGGTGCCGCTGGACTTCGGCGACCGCTCGGGCCGCACCCTGGACGCGCTGCTGCGCGGGCCGGACCGCCCGGACGCGGTGCACGGCCTCTACGACCCGTGCGGGCGCCGGGTGCTGGCCGCGGCGGCCCGGTGCGGGCTGCGGGTCCCCGAGGACCTGCTGGTGGTGTGTGCCAGCGAGGACCCGGCGTACGGGACGAGCGCCCCGCCGGTGTCGACGGTGACGCTCGCCCCGCACCGCACCGCGAGGGCCGCGGTGGCCGCGCTGGTGGATCTGGTCGAGGGCGGCCCGGGCGGAACGGCCCTCACGATCCCCGCCCGGCTCACGCCCAGGCGGTCCTCGCTGGCGGCTCTCAACTGA
- a CDS encoding carboxylesterase/lipase family protein, producing MPRPAPGRRAVLGACAATAVAWAAPTASASARAARGPAEGRAEVARTSAGPVAGLRTGATVAFRGVPYARPPVGPLRFASPRPPVPWREVRDATRYSPAFTQTIDPDSREDALYANVWTPSTRGRRPVLVYIHGGGWQVGAGSWPTYDGSRLADRGDLVVITFNYRLGPFGFGYHEELTDDTTGDCANWGLQDQAALLRWVRENAEAFGGDPYNITLSGTSAGGASTWQLALHPEVRGLVRRIVPISACHVWAPATSLTVPDARRAYEEVAARIGTSVRGLRAVSADALRDAWFTVFGGGPVGRAVGSGREYRGPVVDGRWMRGFDHQLPTPALPVLSVHTRTEGSFYTGPGSPIPTPAPTDGPSLREAVRGVLLKGAERVPDSLVDGCVDAYRAAAVADGLPLDPVSLWTDVWGDGLFRYQNVRFAERHARTGTTPGYLMEFAHPARAPWFGTPHEHTSPFLFGTQGIADNVGECGDGPGERAVSDTFIDLVASFARTGRPSAPGAPPWPVFSPDRPSTLILGEPGGPRTAHPTKARQLEFWDTNGWAPRIS from the coding sequence GTGCCGAGACCCGCGCCCGGCCGCCGGGCCGTGCTGGGGGCCTGCGCGGCCACCGCCGTGGCCTGGGCCGCACCGACCGCGTCCGCGTCCGCCCGCGCGGCGCGCGGCCCGGCGGAGGGACGGGCCGAAGTGGCCCGCACCTCCGCCGGGCCGGTGGCGGGTCTGCGCACCGGGGCCACCGTGGCGTTCCGGGGGGTGCCGTACGCGCGCCCCCCGGTGGGCCCGCTGCGGTTCGCCTCGCCCCGGCCCCCGGTGCCCTGGCGGGAGGTGCGCGACGCCACCCGCTACTCCCCCGCGTTCACCCAGACCATCGACCCCGACAGCCGCGAGGACGCGCTGTACGCCAATGTGTGGACGCCCTCCACCCGGGGCCGCCGCCCCGTCCTGGTCTACATCCACGGCGGCGGCTGGCAGGTCGGCGCGGGCAGCTGGCCCACCTACGACGGGAGCAGGCTCGCCGACCGGGGCGACCTCGTCGTCATCACCTTCAACTACCGCCTGGGGCCGTTCGGTTTCGGCTACCACGAGGAGCTGACCGACGACACCACCGGCGACTGCGCCAACTGGGGCCTCCAGGACCAGGCCGCGCTGCTGCGGTGGGTGCGGGAGAACGCCGAGGCGTTCGGCGGCGACCCGTACAACATCACCCTCAGCGGCACCTCGGCGGGCGGCGCCTCCACCTGGCAGCTCGCCCTGCACCCCGAGGTGCGCGGCCTGGTCCGCCGCATCGTCCCCATCAGCGCCTGCCACGTGTGGGCGCCCGCCACCTCGCTGACCGTCCCCGACGCCCGCCGGGCCTACGAGGAGGTGGCCGCCCGGATCGGCACCTCGGTGCGCGGGCTGCGCGCCGTCTCCGCCGACGCGCTGCGCGACGCCTGGTTCACGGTCTTCGGCGGCGGCCCGGTGGGCCGTGCGGTGGGCAGCGGGCGCGAGTACCGGGGACCGGTGGTGGACGGGCGGTGGATGCGCGGCTTCGACCACCAACTGCCCACGCCCGCACTGCCGGTGCTGTCCGTCCACACCCGTACCGAGGGCTCCTTCTACACCGGCCCCGGCTCCCCCATCCCCACCCCGGCCCCCACCGACGGCCCGTCCTTGCGCGAGGCGGTGCGCGGGGTGCTGCTCAAGGGCGCGGAACGGGTGCCGGACTCCCTGGTGGACGGGTGCGTCGACGCCTACCGGGCGGCGGCGGTCGCCGACGGGCTGCCGCTGGACCCGGTCTCGCTGTGGACCGACGTGTGGGGCGACGGGCTCTTCCGGTACCAGAACGTGCGGTTCGCCGAGCGGCACGCGCGCACCGGCACCACGCCCGGCTACCTCATGGAGTTCGCGCATCCGGCCCGTGCGCCCTGGTTCGGCACCCCGCACGAGCACACCTCGCCGTTCCTGTTCGGCACGCAGGGCATCGCCGACAACGTCGGGGAGTGCGGGGACGGGCCGGGCGAGCGGGCGGTCAGCGACACGTTCATCGACCTGGTGGCGTCGTTCGCCCGCACCGGCAGGCCCAGCGCCCCCGGCGCCCCGCCGTGGCCGGTCTTCTCCCCGGACCGGCCGAGCACCCTGATCCTGGGCGAGCCGGGCGGGCCCCGCACGGCGCACCCCACCAAGGCGCGCCAGCTGGAGTTCTGGGACACCAACGGCTGGGCGCCCAGGATCAGTTGA